One Ruegeria pomeroyi DSS-3 genomic region harbors:
- a CDS encoding imm11 family protein — translation MHYWVLGQQNTGEYSGSLNPLDGDLGHVELVDTSIDIGIKPIMQSLVMTAGRRVKPERLPRKVSHDMSADRIDDLAMVHTYLTVSEPLRTLIEQFAPGDVQYEPFDVVGKRDGAFQQRRYWFIPTVRLHAMDKDKTRPPLADIGYFRQSTPLEDQHIVFDASVTDNRAIFASAEYPGILFVSDALVEAIEASGLTGARFRRRFASTASELL, via the coding sequence ATGCATTACTGGGTCCTAGGACAGCAAAACACCGGGGAATATTCCGGTTCCCTCAACCCGCTCGACGGCGATCTTGGCCATGTCGAGCTTGTCGACACCAGCATCGACATCGGCATCAAGCCGATCATGCAAAGCCTTGTCATGACGGCAGGGCGGCGCGTCAAGCCAGAGCGGTTGCCGCGCAAGGTCAGTCACGACATGAGTGCGGACCGGATCGACGATCTGGCGATGGTGCACACCTATCTTACCGTCTCCGAGCCGCTCAGGACTCTGATCGAGCAATTCGCGCCGGGCGATGTGCAATACGAACCCTTCGACGTGGTCGGCAAGCGCGACGGGGCGTTTCAGCAAAGGCGCTACTGGTTCATCCCGACCGTGCGGCTGCACGCGATGGACAAGGACAAGACGCGGCCGCCGCTGGCAGATATCGGGTATTTCAGGCAGTCGACGCCTTTGGAAGACCAGCATATCGTCTTCGATGCCAGCGTCACCGACAACCGGGCGATATTCGCCAGTGCGGAATATCCCGGCATTCTTTTCGTAAGCGACGCCCTCGTGGAAGCGATCGAAGCGTCGGGCCTCACCGGCGCGCGGTTCCGGCGGCGCTTCGCATCAACTGCATCTGAGCTTTTGTGA
- a CDS encoding methylglyoxal synthase, whose amino-acid sequence MLKSKPKNIALIAHDLKKRSLATWVFNNQTKLKRHNILATATTGGIIQKHCPQLRIRVTKSGPLGGDQQIGAMIADDGIDLLIFFTDPLSPHPHDVDVKALSRLAVVYDVPMACSGATADLIAASGYLD is encoded by the coding sequence ATGCTGAAATCTAAGCCAAAAAACATCGCCCTCATCGCACACGATCTGAAGAAGCGATCTTTGGCCACCTGGGTATTCAACAATCAAACCAAGCTGAAGCGCCACAACATTCTCGCCACGGCTACGACCGGGGGCATCATACAGAAACATTGTCCGCAATTGCGTATCCGGGTGACAAAAAGCGGCCCTCTTGGCGGGGATCAGCAAATCGGAGCGATGATTGCCGATGACGGTATCGACCTGCTGATATTCTTCACGGATCCGCTTTCCCCACATCCACATGACGTCGACGTGAAGGCGTTGAGCAGACTTGCCGTCGTCTATGACGTGCCCATGGCCTGCAGCGGAGCCACAGCAGACCTGATCGCGGCCTCTGGCTACCTGGATTAG
- the eda gene encoding bifunctional 4-hydroxy-2-oxoglutarate aldolase/2-dehydro-3-deoxy-phosphogluconate aldolase, whose amino-acid sequence MDSPRNLKSSRIIEICRLCPVIPVLEVEQIEQATPLAQALIAGRLRVLEVTLRTDCALSAISEMSRVPNAIVGAGTLRTPEDVRAAKQAGASFGVSPGATDRLLDACEETGLPLLPGAASASEVMTLLEKGYTAQKFFPAEASGGRAALRSFGGPLPLVKFCPTGGITPEKATHYLELGNVMCVGGSWIAPTSLLRSGNWAEIETRARHASQLGGQASC is encoded by the coding sequence ATGGACAGCCCCCGAAATCTGAAAAGCAGCAGGATAATCGAGATCTGCCGGCTGTGCCCGGTCATTCCGGTCTTGGAAGTCGAGCAGATCGAGCAGGCAACCCCGTTGGCGCAGGCTTTGATAGCCGGGCGGCTCAGGGTGTTGGAAGTCACCCTGCGCACCGATTGCGCATTGAGCGCTATTTCCGAGATGTCCAGGGTCCCGAATGCGATTGTCGGCGCAGGCACGTTGCGGACGCCCGAAGACGTGCGTGCAGCTAAGCAGGCGGGTGCAAGTTTCGGCGTGTCCCCGGGCGCGACAGATCGGCTATTGGACGCCTGTGAAGAAACGGGTTTGCCATTGCTGCCCGGTGCCGCCTCCGCAAGCGAGGTGATGACCCTGCTTGAGAAGGGCTACACCGCGCAAAAGTTCTTTCCCGCAGAGGCGAGCGGTGGGCGGGCGGCGCTGCGGTCATTCGGTGGGCCGCTGCCACTAGTGAAATTCTGCCCGACGGGGGGAATCACCCCTGAAAAAGCGACGCATTACCTGGAGTTGGGAAATGTGATGTGTGTCGGTGGCTCCTGGATCGCGCCGACCAGCTTGCTCAGGTCAGGCAACTGGGCTGAGATCGAGACCCGTGCGCGCCACGCTTCCCAACTTGGGGGGCAAGCCTCATGCTGA
- a CDS encoding sugar kinase, translating into MGEPLFELSNVGPGKWNAGVGGDVSNVAVAAARQGTRSTMLTQLGDDDFAAEIRNSWAAEGVNDAYVRTLVGAETGMYFITHDAGEHKFEYRRSGSAASQVRPEDLSEGVFDNAAIVHLSGISQAISASARATTDKAIAIAKKKGVKVSYDPNLRLKLWPLEEARKVILDTVRKVDIFLPGLDDARILTGIEEPVDIVRFFADLGAPIIALTMGDRGVLAANDGDMRFISSPKVDAVDATGAGDCFDGAFLSQLINEYSVFDAAAYAATAAAISIQGHGAAKSIPNREAVLALQEQCRGEIWTAPEI; encoded by the coding sequence GTGGGTGAGCCCCTGTTTGAACTCAGCAACGTGGGGCCGGGCAAATGGAACGCCGGCGTTGGCGGCGATGTTTCGAATGTCGCCGTCGCTGCCGCACGCCAGGGAACCCGGTCGACCATGCTGACCCAGTTGGGCGACGATGATTTCGCGGCCGAGATCCGGAACTCCTGGGCCGCCGAAGGCGTCAACGACGCCTATGTCCGAACCCTAGTGGGCGCTGAGACGGGAATGTACTTCATTACCCACGACGCGGGTGAGCACAAGTTCGAGTATCGCCGCTCGGGCTCCGCAGCCTCACAGGTGCGTCCCGAAGATCTTTCGGAGGGAGTCTTTGACAATGCCGCAATCGTGCATCTTTCCGGCATATCACAGGCGATCAGCGCTTCGGCCAGGGCCACGACCGATAAGGCGATTGCGATTGCGAAAAAGAAGGGCGTCAAGGTCTCCTACGACCCCAACCTGCGGCTTAAACTCTGGCCATTGGAGGAAGCGAGAAAGGTCATCCTGGATACGGTTAGGAAAGTCGATATCTTCCTTCCGGGGCTGGACGATGCCCGCATTCTGACAGGCATCGAAGAACCCGTGGATATCGTCCGGTTCTTTGCTGACCTCGGTGCCCCGATCATCGCGCTGACCATGGGCGACAGGGGCGTTCTGGCGGCCAATGACGGTGATATGCGTTTCATTTCCAGTCCCAAAGTCGATGCAGTGGATGCAACCGGCGCGGGCGACTGCTTTGACGGTGCCTTCCTGTCACAACTGATCAACGAATACTCTGTGTTCGATGCCGCCGCATATGCGGCCACTGCGGCTGCCATCTCGATTCAGGGCCATGGCGCCGCAAAATCCATCCCAAATCGCGAAGCTGTCCTGGCTTTGCAAGAACAATGCCGAGGCGAGATATGGACAGCCCCCGAAATCTGA
- a CDS encoding IlvD/Edd family dehydratase produces MTDFQKKKLRSQDWFNNLEDPEMTALYLERYLNYGLTIEELTSGRPIIAIAQTGSDLSPCNRHHVTLAQRTREAIRTAGGIALEIPVHPIQETGKRPTAMLDRNLAYLSLVETLFGYPIDGVVLTIGCDKTTPALLMAAATVNIPAIALSVGPMLNGWHEGERAGSGTAIWMARQKFAAGEIDAKGFLEIAAASAPSVGYCNTMGTASTMNSLAEVLGMQLPGAAAIPAPYRERGQMAYATGLRIVEMVHEDLRPSDIMTREALENAIVLGSAIGGSTNAPIHLNAIARHLGIHLTNDDWERLGFNIPLLVNMQPAGAYLGEDFYRAGGVPAVVSELLEVGRIPHPAAKGANGKTLAENYAGIKATNSDVIRPVDRALMRNAGFLNLKGNLFDSALMKTSVIDAAFRERYLSNPEDPEAFEGRAIVFDGPEDFHARIDNPALKLDANCILVMRGAGPKGYPGGAEVVNMRPPSYLIKQGVRALPCIGDGRQSGTSGSASILNASPEAADGGGLALLQTGDRIRVDLGKRSVNVLLSDEEMARRRERLDAAGGFPIPQSQSPWQDIFRQSVTQFSEGMVLKQATEHQDIARKHTLRNNH; encoded by the coding sequence ATGACTGACTTTCAAAAGAAAAAACTGCGGTCGCAAGACTGGTTCAACAATCTCGAAGATCCCGAGATGACGGCGCTCTACCTGGAACGCTATCTGAATTATGGACTGACCATAGAAGAGCTGACCTCGGGGCGTCCGATCATCGCAATCGCACAGACCGGTAGCGACCTTTCCCCGTGCAACCGGCATCACGTGACGCTTGCTCAGCGCACACGCGAGGCGATCCGGACGGCTGGAGGTATCGCTCTGGAGATCCCGGTGCATCCCATCCAGGAGACCGGCAAACGACCAACCGCAATGCTGGATCGCAACCTTGCCTACCTGAGCTTGGTCGAGACGCTTTTCGGCTATCCGATTGACGGTGTCGTTCTGACGATCGGATGCGACAAGACCACGCCGGCCCTGCTCATGGCGGCGGCAACCGTCAACATTCCCGCGATCGCATTGTCGGTCGGGCCGATGCTGAACGGCTGGCACGAAGGCGAACGAGCCGGATCCGGCACCGCCATCTGGATGGCCCGGCAAAAGTTCGCAGCGGGTGAAATCGATGCGAAGGGGTTCCTGGAGATTGCCGCCGCGTCCGCCCCGTCCGTGGGATATTGCAACACGATGGGAACCGCATCGACCATGAACTCCCTCGCAGAAGTTCTGGGGATGCAGTTGCCCGGCGCCGCTGCCATTCCGGCACCCTACCGGGAACGGGGACAGATGGCATACGCAACCGGCCTGCGCATCGTGGAAATGGTTCACGAAGACCTGCGGCCCAGTGACATCATGACTCGCGAGGCCCTTGAAAACGCGATTGTGCTGGGTTCGGCGATTGGTGGATCGACCAACGCCCCCATCCACCTGAACGCGATTGCCCGCCACCTGGGGATTCATCTGACGAACGACGACTGGGAGCGTCTTGGCTTTAACATTCCCCTGCTCGTCAACATGCAACCCGCAGGCGCCTATCTTGGTGAGGATTTCTATCGAGCAGGCGGCGTTCCCGCCGTGGTTTCAGAGCTTCTGGAAGTGGGGAGGATACCCCACCCGGCGGCCAAGGGTGCCAATGGCAAGACGTTGGCGGAAAACTACGCGGGGATCAAAGCAACCAATAGCGACGTCATCAGGCCCGTCGATCGCGCTTTGATGCGAAACGCCGGTTTCCTCAATCTGAAGGGGAACCTGTTTGACAGCGCCTTGATGAAAACCTCTGTCATCGACGCTGCGTTCCGCGAAAGGTATTTGTCCAACCCGGAGGATCCGGAAGCCTTCGAGGGGCGCGCAATCGTTTTCGACGGTCCAGAGGATTTTCACGCCAGGATTGACAACCCCGCGCTCAAGCTCGATGCGAACTGCATTCTCGTGATGCGCGGGGCTGGGCCAAAGGGATATCCCGGCGGTGCAGAGGTCGTGAACATGCGCCCGCCCAGCTATCTGATCAAGCAGGGTGTACGGGCGCTCCCGTGCATCGGGGATGGTCGACAATCGGGAACCTCCGGATCGGCTTCGATCCTGAATGCATCGCCCGAGGCGGCGGATGGTGGGGGGCTTGCGCTGCTGCAGACAGGTGACCGCATTCGGGTCGATCTGGGCAAGCGATCCGTCAATGTGCTCCTCTCAGACGAAGAGATGGCGCGCCGCCGCGAAAGATTGGACGCCGCCGGCGGCTTTCCCATCCCGCAAAGCCAGTCGCCATGGCAAGACATCTTCCGGCAATCCGTCACACAGTTTTCGGAGGGTATGGTGCTGAAACAGGCCACTGAGCACCAGGATATCGCCCGCAAACACACCTTGCGCAACAATCATTGA
- a CDS encoding TRAP transporter large permease: MDFLSLITDFKAMGIEWATFAMFVMLLGLLLTGMPLAFVTLLVALIFALGWFGPMAVPLITSRIFSFVNSFVFVSVPMFVLMASILDRSGIAKDLFDAMRVVGGRLRGGVAIQTLLVAVVLAAMSGIIGGEVVLLGLLALPQMLRLGYDRRLAIGVCCAGGALGTMIPPSIVLIIYGLTASVSIGDLFTASFLPGLMLASFYIAYVLIRAYLNPDIAPIPEPDEIPTKEKLRLLKGLILPILVVFMVLGSIYGGIASVTEASAMGVLGVALSAVIRGEFNWELLKGASLQTLSTVGMIVWIGIGATALVGVFNLMGGINFVSGLIIGVSDNPTVIVLVMMLILFVLGMFLDWVGIALLTMPIFVPIIRELGLDPVWFGVVFAMNMQVSFLSPPFGPAAFYLKSVAPEGISLGEIFRSLLPFIAMQVLALAILIAFPGVTGRW, from the coding sequence ATGGATTTCCTTTCACTCATCACTGACTTCAAAGCCATGGGTATCGAGTGGGCGACATTCGCGATGTTCGTCATGCTGCTCGGGCTTTTGTTGACCGGGATGCCGCTTGCGTTCGTGACACTGCTTGTCGCCTTGATCTTCGCCTTGGGCTGGTTCGGCCCGATGGCGGTTCCACTGATCACATCGCGGATCTTCAGTTTCGTAAACAGCTTCGTTTTCGTCTCTGTCCCGATGTTCGTGCTTATGGCGTCGATATTGGATCGCTCGGGCATCGCCAAAGATCTTTTCGATGCGATGCGGGTTGTCGGGGGGCGACTGCGCGGCGGTGTGGCCATCCAAACCCTTCTTGTGGCCGTCGTCCTGGCCGCGATGTCCGGAATCATCGGCGGAGAAGTCGTTCTGTTGGGTCTGCTGGCTTTGCCGCAGATGCTGCGGCTGGGATATGATCGACGGCTTGCGATCGGCGTATGCTGCGCAGGCGGTGCGCTGGGGACCATGATCCCGCCGTCGATCGTTCTGATCATCTATGGCCTCACCGCGAGCGTTTCCATCGGCGATCTGTTCACCGCATCGTTCCTGCCGGGCCTGATGCTGGCCTCGTTCTATATCGCCTATGTCCTGATCCGGGCATATCTGAACCCTGATATCGCGCCGATCCCGGAACCCGATGAAATCCCGACGAAAGAGAAGTTGCGTCTGCTCAAGGGTCTTATCTTGCCGATCCTCGTGGTGTTCATGGTCCTGGGGTCGATCTATGGCGGGATTGCGTCTGTTACAGAAGCCTCGGCAATGGGCGTTCTCGGGGTCGCGTTGTCCGCCGTCATTCGAGGGGAATTTAACTGGGAGCTTCTGAAGGGGGCTTCACTCCAGACTCTTTCGACCGTCGGCATGATCGTCTGGATCGGTATCGGCGCAACCGCACTGGTCGGTGTGTTCAACCTGATGGGCGGCATCAACTTTGTGTCCGGGCTGATCATCGGAGTTTCAGATAACCCGACAGTCATCGTCCTTGTCATGATGCTGATCCTCTTCGTGCTGGGAATGTTTCTCGATTGGGTCGGGATCGCGTTGCTGACGATGCCGATCTTTGTCCCGATCATTCGCGAACTTGGCCTCGATCCCGTCTGGTTCGGAGTTGTGTTCGCAATGAACATGCAGGTCAGTTTCCTGTCGCCGCCCTTTGGACCCGCAGCTTTCTATCTGAAGTCGGTCGCGCCCGAGGGGATCTCGCTTGGTGAAATCTTCCGGTCCTTGTTGCCGTTCATTGCGATGCAGGTTCTGGCACTGGCGATCCTGATTGCTTTCCCTGGTGTCACGGGGAGGTGGTAA
- a CDS encoding TRAP transporter small permease subunit codes for MASDSHDFTNERAGPTSAPPEAGTLGKIIDRLGIVFAIAILSSAAILNVEVVLRYAFNSATIWAHETVIFLTASSFVFGGLYVAARNAHIRVVLIYDLLNIKMRRLFDVVISVICSFSCAFFAWASWQSVSRAVWTPEGHIRIETTGSAWDPPTAGLIKIFLFIVLILLCVQFAVLAFNYFRKRDG; via the coding sequence ATGGCCAGTGATAGCCATGATTTCACGAACGAGCGGGCGGGCCCAACGAGCGCGCCGCCTGAAGCCGGTACCTTGGGGAAAATTATCGACCGCTTGGGGATCGTGTTCGCAATAGCAATTCTGTCATCCGCAGCCATTCTCAACGTAGAAGTTGTTCTTCGCTACGCCTTCAATAGCGCGACGATCTGGGCGCATGAGACCGTCATTTTCCTGACCGCAAGCTCGTTTGTCTTCGGTGGGCTGTATGTCGCCGCCCGAAACGCTCATATCAGGGTGGTGTTGATCTATGACCTGTTGAACATCAAGATGCGCCGCCTCTTTGATGTCGTCATTTCGGTCATATGCAGTTTCTCCTGCGCGTTCTTCGCCTGGGCGTCCTGGCAAAGCGTATCCCGTGCCGTCTGGACGCCCGAGGGACACATCAGGATCGAAACAACGGGCAGCGCTTGGGATCCGCCGACCGCCGGGTTGATCAAGATCTTTCTCTTCATCGTGCTGATACTGCTTTGCGTGCAATTCGCGGTGCTGGCTTTCAACTACTTCAGAAAGCGGGATGGCTGA
- a CDS encoding TRAP transporter substrate-binding protein — MRRYISQLIATAVFGAALAGSAAAQEYSFRFQSSDPAGNANFILQKSWAEDVRERTGGKVAIELLPVNTIVAHTETQDAVAAGIIDGHFTDTSYFAGKEPAFGLIANPVGAWSDPQQMFDFMENGGGKELMNSLVEPYGLHFIGATTPGLEAFVSKVPLDGVDDLKGIKMRAPEGMVQRVFAAAGAVPVNLPGSEVFTSLDKGVIDAADYTVFSTNHEQGMHDIAKHPVYPGFHSMPLVEVSMNKTTWESLPADIQATLEQSVSDFARRQVSTLAERDAVAVAAAAADGVTVHDWSAEERARFRAIAKGEWEAAAGASDASARVYSTLTKYLSDNGLLE; from the coding sequence ATGCGTAGATATATTTCTCAACTCATTGCGACCGCAGTGTTCGGCGCGGCTTTGGCAGGAAGTGCCGCAGCCCAAGAGTACAGCTTCCGCTTTCAGTCCTCGGACCCGGCGGGCAACGCGAACTTCATCCTGCAAAAATCCTGGGCAGAGGATGTTCGTGAAAGAACCGGCGGAAAGGTCGCGATCGAGCTCCTTCCGGTCAACACCATCGTCGCTCATACCGAGACACAGGACGCGGTCGCCGCAGGCATCATCGACGGCCATTTCACCGATACATCCTACTTCGCGGGAAAAGAGCCTGCCTTTGGGCTTATCGCCAACCCTGTCGGTGCCTGGTCTGACCCACAGCAGATGTTCGACTTCATGGAGAACGGGGGCGGCAAAGAGCTGATGAATTCGCTCGTCGAACCTTATGGGCTTCATTTCATCGGCGCCACGACACCCGGGCTTGAGGCGTTCGTATCCAAGGTGCCGCTGGATGGGGTGGATGACCTCAAGGGTATCAAGATGCGCGCGCCCGAGGGTATGGTGCAGCGTGTTTTCGCGGCTGCCGGCGCGGTGCCGGTCAACCTGCCCGGCAGCGAGGTGTTCACCTCACTGGACAAGGGCGTGATCGACGCCGCCGATTACACCGTGTTCTCGACCAACCACGAGCAGGGCATGCATGACATCGCCAAGCACCCGGTCTACCCGGGCTTCCACTCGATGCCGCTTGTCGAAGTCAGCATGAACAAAACGACGTGGGAATCTCTTCCTGCCGACATTCAGGCCACGCTGGAGCAGAGCGTATCCGATTTTGCCCGCCGGCAGGTAAGCACCCTTGCAGAGCGCGACGCGGTCGCGGTTGCAGCGGCTGCTGCGGACGGGGTCACGGTTCATGATTGGTCGGCAGAAGAGCGTGCCCGTTTCCGGGCAATTGCAAAAGGCGAGTGGGAAGCTGCCGCCGGTGCCTCCGATGCATCCGCGCGGGTGTATAGCACGCTGACCAAATACCTCAGCGACAACGGCTTGCTGGAATAA
- a CDS encoding LacI family DNA-binding transcriptional regulator — protein sequence MHQRLTAAKWLRNHFANGCAIICQLLQDEFFLLHSQAMRKAEKKSSITLVDVAREAGVSAITVSRVIRTPHVVSERSRRKVEAAVEKLGYVPDAAASALASNRTDVIGLLIPSLTNSVFSDVLRGMYDEAENHPFSIQIGNFRYRPLTEEMLIGKFLRQKPAGLIVAGLDQTDISKGMLRAADCPVIQIMDYDASAEGDMIGFSHYEAGAAAARHLRDRGYRRIGFLGARMDPRTQRRLAGFNDALNGTDDPQQSKRVIVTSTASSVSLGAELLRELLVRAPDSDAIFCNNDDLAIGALLEAQRRGIRIPEDFGICGFNDLEMSKQMNPGLTSIATPRYEIGRLAISTIVDALSSDKASDPTRIDLGFTVVMRGSSARAVD from the coding sequence TTGCACCAGCGGCTGACAGCCGCAAAATGGTTGCGCAATCATTTTGCTAATGGTTGCGCAATCATTTGTCAATTGTTGCAGGACGAATTTTTTCTGCTACACTCCCAAGCCATGAGGAAAGCAGAGAAAAAAAGCAGCATTACGCTCGTAGATGTCGCTAGGGAAGCCGGTGTTAGCGCGATCACAGTATCGCGCGTGATACGCACACCTCACGTTGTTTCCGAGAGGTCAAGGCGGAAGGTGGAAGCCGCCGTTGAAAAGCTGGGCTACGTCCCCGATGCGGCCGCCTCGGCGCTGGCGTCAAACCGCACCGACGTGATCGGATTGTTGATCCCATCCCTTACAAACAGCGTTTTCTCTGATGTTCTCCGCGGCATGTATGACGAAGCGGAAAATCACCCCTTTTCCATACAGATAGGTAACTTTCGGTACCGCCCCCTCACCGAAGAGATGCTCATCGGAAAGTTCCTGCGTCAAAAACCTGCCGGGCTCATCGTGGCAGGGCTGGACCAGACCGACATCTCCAAAGGCATGCTAAGAGCAGCCGACTGCCCGGTCATCCAGATCATGGATTATGACGCCTCCGCAGAAGGAGATATGATCGGTTTTTCGCACTACGAAGCGGGTGCTGCGGCCGCGCGTCACCTGAGAGATCGGGGGTACCGGAGAATCGGTTTTCTTGGGGCGCGGATGGACCCGCGAACGCAACGGCGCCTGGCCGGTTTCAATGACGCGCTGAATGGCACGGACGATCCGCAACAATCAAAGCGGGTGATTGTCACCTCCACCGCGTCATCGGTGAGCCTGGGGGCAGAGTTGTTGCGCGAACTTCTCGTGCGCGCCCCGGATTCAGATGCGATCTTCTGCAACAACGACGACCTGGCAATTGGCGCGCTTCTGGAAGCGCAAAGACGCGGGATCAGGATACCGGAAGACTTCGGAATCTGCGGCTTCAACGACCTTGAAATGAGCAAACAGATGAACCCCGGCCTGACGTCGATCGCAACGCCGCGCTATGAGATCGGGCGTCTGGCGATCAGTACCATCGTAGACGCTCTTTCCTCGGACAAAGCCAGTGATCCGACACGAATTGACCTTGGCTTCACGGTCGTCATGCGTGGTTCCAGCGCCCGGGCGGTGGATTAA
- a CDS encoding LysR family transcriptional regulator → MDLRKLDLNLLVTFEAIYTAGNISHAAKRLNVSQPTISNALARLRDTVGDPLFIRSGRGVAPTPRATGMIGPVRDALQMIQSGFGDDERFDPSTTRRNFRIVVLDMLEPILMPPLVRAVQDYRSVTLEMLPVMDFPIAEGLNDGSLDLALTTFDPQHGDIECEQVGAAKIVIVARKGHPRIKGEMTPALVSEIGHVALIPKIRALSRVDEVLRYAKIDRHIVYMVTRFWSFPHILANSDLIAMMPGDFAAHAALFYPLDIFPVPFEFPEQHIYMIWKKRHGLDPGHTWLREKIVEAYRESEARPPGARASVPGAPRPSDFGQTN, encoded by the coding sequence GTGGACTTGCGAAAACTGGATTTGAACCTGCTGGTAACGTTCGAGGCGATCTATACAGCCGGCAATATCTCACACGCAGCGAAGCGGCTGAATGTAAGCCAACCGACCATATCCAATGCGCTGGCCAGGTTGCGCGATACGGTAGGTGACCCCCTGTTCATACGCAGCGGGCGCGGTGTCGCGCCGACGCCACGTGCCACTGGCATGATCGGCCCGGTGCGCGATGCCTTGCAGATGATCCAGAGCGGGTTTGGCGATGACGAAAGATTTGACCCGTCAACGACGCGCCGCAATTTCCGCATCGTGGTGCTGGACATGCTGGAACCGATCCTAATGCCGCCGCTGGTACGCGCGGTGCAGGATTATCGGTCGGTCACACTTGAGATGCTGCCGGTGATGGATTTTCCCATCGCCGAGGGGTTGAACGATGGCAGTCTTGATCTGGCGCTCACAACCTTTGATCCGCAGCATGGCGATATCGAGTGCGAGCAGGTGGGAGCGGCCAAGATCGTCATCGTGGCGCGCAAGGGGCATCCGCGGATCAAGGGCGAAATGACCCCGGCGCTGGTGTCTGAAATCGGACATGTGGCGTTGATCCCAAAAATTCGCGCGCTGTCACGGGTGGATGAGGTGCTGCGCTATGCCAAGATCGATCGTCACATCGTCTACATGGTGACCAGGTTCTGGTCATTCCCCCATATCCTTGCAAACTCCGATCTGATTGCCATGATGCCTGGAGATTTCGCAGCCCATGCGGCATTGTTCTATCCGCTGGATATCTTTCCCGTCCCATTCGAGTTCCCCGAGCAGCATATCTATATGATCTGGAAAAAGCGTCACGGGCTTGATCCCGGGCATACATGGCTGCGCGAGAAAATTGTCGAAGCCTACCGCGAGAGCGAGGCACGGCCCCCAGGCGCACGCGCTTCGGTACCGGGCGCGCCTCGGCCAAGCGATTTTGGGCAAACGAATTGA
- a CDS encoding HAD family hydrolase encodes MKRFAFFDVDDTLITVKSMFDFFRYWTLEWRRESAALEAFEREFSQLRAAGESRENLNRAYYRYFAGIRSEDIERAGAAWASAWLAHPERFFIAAPVHLLRELSADGVEPVFVSGSFDAVLRPIADHLSVTNILAAPLELRADGCYTGRIGTPQTIGAGKAVAIRNFLSEQKVRADVCLAVGDDISDLPMLQSVGTAVVVGEHPQLTEIADARSWRRLPAMAE; translated from the coding sequence ATGAAACGCTTTGCGTTCTTTGATGTTGATGACACGCTCATCACGGTCAAGAGCATGTTCGACTTCTTCCGTTATTGGACGTTGGAATGGCGAAGGGAATCGGCGGCGCTGGAGGCGTTCGAAAGGGAGTTTTCGCAACTGCGGGCGGCAGGTGAATCGCGCGAAAATCTGAACAGGGCCTACTACCGCTATTTTGCCGGCATTCGGTCGGAAGACATCGAAAGAGCTGGTGCCGCCTGGGCCTCAGCCTGGCTTGCCCATCCAGAGCGCTTTTTCATCGCGGCGCCCGTGCATCTTCTTCGGGAACTGAGCGCAGACGGGGTGGAACCGGTTTTTGTCTCCGGGTCCTTCGACGCAGTTTTGCGACCCATTGCAGACCATTTGTCAGTTACGAACATTTTGGCAGCGCCTTTGGAGCTGCGAGCGGACGGGTGCTATACGGGCCGGATCGGAACGCCACAGACAATCGGCGCTGGAAAGGCTGTTGCGATCCGGAATTTCCTTTCTGAGCAGAAGGTTCGCGCCGACGTGTGTCTGGCGGTTGGCGACGATATTTCCGATCTGCCGATGCTGCAATCGGTCGGAACGGCAGTTGTGGTGGGGGAACACCCTCAGCTAACCGAGATCGCTGATGCCCGGTCCTGGAGACGATTGCCGGCCATGGCAGAGTGA
- a CDS encoding tautomerase family protein: MPVIQISTFKMADQQKAEALLHEVTAAMHRVTGVPLDKISVFLTEVDPARWADAGVVGTHPEFQNLSRRKAYGEVSG; encoded by the coding sequence ATGCCTGTAATCCAGATTTCGACTTTCAAGATGGCCGATCAGCAAAAGGCCGAAGCGCTCTTGCATGAGGTCACCGCCGCGATGCATCGCGTCACCGGGGTACCGCTCGACAAGATCAGCGTGTTCCTGACCGAGGTGGACCCCGCCCGCTGGGCCGACGCCGGTGTTGTCGGAACCCATCCGGAGTTTCAGAACCTGAGCCGCCGCAAGGCCTATGGCGAGGTTTCCGGATGA